A single window of Bradyrhizobium daqingense DNA harbors:
- a CDS encoding AMP-binding protein, producing MTTFQEARAFLLKHRTDYATAVEGFRWPDPVPFNWALDWFDAELAANADSKDRPALWIVDAAQDKQTKLSFAALSRRSNQVANFLRAQGLKRGDHLLLLLGNVVPLWETMLAAMKLGVVVIPATTLLTAEELRDRLDRGRAKAVVAAEDQVAKFASLGAENVVRIVVGAASDGWLAYDEAAKASESFAADGPTNADDPMLLYFTSGTTAKPKLVRHSQRSYPVGHLSTMYWIGLQPGDVHLNISSPGWAKHAWSCFFAPWNAGATVFVVNQPRFDAKALLVTIGRCGVTTLCAPPTVWRLFIQENLASFKVALREVCGAGEPLNPEVIDQVQAAWGLTIRDGYGQTETTALAGNSPGQPIKVGSMGRPLPGYRVQVSDADGHPAREGEVALLLGADRPAGLMQGYQGDDGRLSGAEGELYRSGDVVFADEDGYLTFVGRSDDVFKSSDYRISPFELESVLLEHELVAEAAVVPSPDPIRLAIPKAFVLLTSGAERSPETALSIFRHLHTRLAPFKRIRRLEIVTELPKTISGKIRRVQLRRLERDDDRNDPLRGREFREEDFPELAKTRGET from the coding sequence ATGACGACATTTCAGGAAGCGCGCGCGTTTCTGCTAAAGCACCGCACGGATTACGCGACAGCGGTCGAAGGTTTTCGCTGGCCCGATCCGGTTCCCTTCAACTGGGCGCTCGACTGGTTCGACGCCGAGCTCGCGGCGAATGCGGACAGCAAGGATCGCCCCGCGCTCTGGATCGTCGATGCCGCACAGGACAAGCAGACAAAGCTCTCCTTCGCGGCGCTCTCGAGGCGTTCGAACCAGGTCGCAAATTTTCTTCGTGCGCAGGGCTTGAAGCGTGGCGACCACCTTTTGCTGCTGCTCGGCAATGTGGTTCCGCTGTGGGAGACGATGCTGGCGGCGATGAAGCTCGGCGTCGTCGTGATACCCGCGACGACGCTGCTGACCGCCGAAGAACTGCGCGACCGGCTCGATCGCGGCAGGGCCAAGGCGGTGGTGGCCGCCGAGGACCAGGTCGCGAAATTCGCCAGCCTTGGCGCCGAGAATGTCGTTCGCATCGTGGTCGGCGCGGCATCCGATGGCTGGCTGGCCTACGACGAGGCGGCGAAGGCTTCGGAGAGCTTTGCAGCCGACGGCCCGACCAACGCCGACGACCCGATGCTGCTCTATTTCACCTCGGGCACGACGGCCAAGCCGAAGCTGGTGCGGCACAGTCAGCGCAGCTATCCCGTCGGCCATCTCTCGACGATGTACTGGATCGGACTGCAACCCGGCGACGTCCATCTCAACATCTCATCGCCCGGCTGGGCCAAGCATGCCTGGAGCTGTTTTTTCGCGCCGTGGAATGCGGGCGCGACGGTGTTCGTGGTCAATCAGCCGCGCTTCGACGCAAAAGCTCTGCTCGTCACCATCGGCCGTTGCGGCGTCACCACGCTGTGCGCGCCGCCGACGGTGTGGCGGTTGTTCATTCAGGAGAACCTGGCCTCGTTCAAGGTCGCGCTTCGCGAGGTCTGCGGCGCCGGCGAGCCGCTTAATCCCGAAGTGATCGACCAGGTGCAGGCCGCCTGGGGCCTGACCATTCGTGACGGCTACGGCCAGACCGAGACCACCGCGCTTGCAGGCAACTCACCGGGCCAGCCGATCAAGGTCGGCTCGATGGGCCGGCCGCTGCCGGGCTATCGCGTGCAGGTCAGCGATGCCGATGGCCATCCGGCGAGGGAGGGCGAGGTGGCCTTGCTGCTGGGCGCCGATCGCCCCGCCGGTCTGATGCAGGGCTATCAGGGCGATGACGGCAGGCTCTCGGGTGCCGAAGGCGAGCTCTATCGCAGCGGCGATGTCGTGTTCGCCGATGAGGACGGCTATCTCACCTTCGTCGGCCGTTCCGACGACGTATTCAAATCCTCCGACTACCGCATCAGTCCGTTCGAGCTGGAGAGCGTGCTGCTCGAACATGAGCTGGTGGCGGAAGCTGCCGTGGTGCCGAGCCCCGATCCGATCCGGCTCGCCATCCCCAAGGCCTTCGTGCTGCTGACGTCAGGCGCCGAGCGTTCGCCCGAAACGGCGCTGTCGATCTTCCGGCACCTGCACACGCGGCTTGCGCCGTTCAAGCGGATCCGCCGCCTCGAAATCGTCACGGAGTTGCCGAAGACGATTTCTGGAAAGATCCGCCGTGTTCAGCTACGCAGGCTGGAGCGCGACGACGATCGCAACGATCCGCTACGCGGCCGGGAATTCCGCGAGGAGGATTTTCCGGAGCTGGCGAAGACACGGGGTGAGACCTAA
- a CDS encoding MaoC family dehydratase: MNEVWKKPPISLDAYQAMVGKEIGLSSWHLIDQPRIDTYADVIEDHQFIHVDPERAKKETAFGTTIAHGFLTMSLMSIMSYEVMPVIAGTTMGVNYGFDKLRFISPVRSGKRVRGRFVLAEAKLRKPNELQSRTNVTVEIEGEDKPALVAEWLGLIYFA, from the coding sequence GTGAACGAAGTCTGGAAGAAGCCGCCGATTTCCCTGGATGCCTATCAGGCCATGGTCGGCAAGGAGATCGGCCTGTCCTCGTGGCATCTGATCGACCAGCCCCGCATCGATACCTATGCCGACGTGATCGAGGATCACCAGTTCATCCACGTCGATCCCGAACGCGCGAAGAAAGAGACCGCGTTCGGAACGACCATCGCGCACGGTTTTCTCACGATGTCGCTGATGTCGATCATGTCCTACGAGGTGATGCCCGTGATCGCGGGCACCACGATGGGTGTGAACTACGGCTTCGACAAGCTGCGCTTCATCTCGCCGGTCCGCTCGGGCAAGCGCGTTCGCGGCCGCTTCGTGCTGGCCGAAGCCAAGCTGCGCAAGCCGAACGAATTGCAGTCCCGCACCAATGTCACCGTCGAGATCGAAGGCGAGGACAAGCCCGCGCTGGTCGCGGAGTGGCTGGGTCTGATCTATTTCGCGTAG
- a CDS encoding SDR family NAD(P)-dependent oxidoreductase — protein sequence MAIRFDGRVAIVTGAGNGLGKAHALGLASRGAKVVVNDFGGARDGTGGSLSPAEAVVEEIRKAGGTAMADGADVSNFEQVTAMVERATKEWGSVDLLCANAGILRDKSFGKMEAADFQKVLDVHLVGTFYCCKAAWAGMRDRNYGRIVLTTSSSGLYGNFGQANYGAAKSGMVGLMNVLAEEGRKNDIRVNIISPTAATRMTEELLPPQALQLMKPNAITPAVEYMLSEDAPTRTIMGAGAGSFAVIKILESEGINLPESEWTPDAVAAHFAEISDMSKAKALTGAFEQTQKYVAQAAVRAGIKL from the coding sequence ATGGCAATCAGGTTCGACGGACGCGTCGCCATCGTTACCGGCGCGGGCAATGGTCTCGGCAAGGCGCATGCGCTGGGATTGGCCAGCCGCGGCGCCAAGGTCGTCGTCAACGATTTCGGCGGCGCGCGTGACGGCACGGGCGGCTCACTGTCGCCGGCCGAAGCGGTGGTCGAGGAGATTCGCAAGGCAGGCGGCACGGCGATGGCTGACGGCGCCGACGTCTCGAATTTCGAGCAGGTCACCGCCATGGTCGAGCGCGCCACCAAGGAATGGGGCAGCGTCGACCTCTTGTGCGCCAATGCCGGCATCCTGCGCGACAAGTCCTTCGGCAAGATGGAAGCGGCTGATTTCCAGAAGGTGCTCGACGTGCATCTCGTCGGCACCTTCTATTGCTGCAAGGCAGCCTGGGCCGGCATGCGCGACCGCAATTACGGCCGCATCGTGCTGACCACCTCGTCCTCCGGCCTCTATGGCAATTTCGGCCAGGCCAATTACGGCGCCGCCAAGTCGGGCATGGTCGGCTTGATGAACGTGCTGGCCGAGGAAGGCCGCAAGAACGACATCCGCGTCAACATCATCTCGCCGACGGCGGCAACCCGCATGACCGAAGAGCTGCTGCCGCCACAGGCGTTGCAGCTGATGAAGCCGAACGCGATCACGCCTGCGGTCGAGTACATGCTCAGCGAGGACGCGCCGACCCGCACCATCATGGGTGCCGGCGCCGGCTCCTTCGCCGTGATCAAGATTTTGGAGAGCGAGGGCATCAACCTGCCGGAATCCGAATGGACCCCGGACGCGGTCGCCGCACACTTCGCCGAGATCAGCGACATGTCGAAGGCCAAGGCCCTGACCGGAGCGTTCGAGCAGACGCAGAAATACGTTGCCCAAGCCGCGGTGCGAGCGGGGATCAAGCTGTAA
- a CDS encoding NAD(P)/FAD-dependent oxidoreductase has translation MAAEVLAQGGARVTVYDAMPSAGRKFLMAGRGGLNLTHSEQFAEFVARYREAAPKLEAAVAAFPPDALRAWSEALGEPTFVGTSGRVFPKAFKASPLLRAWLRRLDASGVRFAFRHRWNGWDGEGRLTFQTPDGMLAVAADATVLALGGASWPRLGSDGSWTTILTDKGISISRLRPANCGFTVRWSDVFRARFEGQPLKGIALSFGPHSLRGEAIVTQAGIEGGAIYAVSAELREAIAVKGEAVLHVALRPDVDQVELAKRLSASRGKQSFSNFLRKAAQLSPVAVGLLQEAAISAGQSLSAMSPERLAELINGVPVKLTGVAPIARAISSAGGISFDELEAHYMIRKLPGVFAAGEMLDWEAPTGGYLLQASFATGAAAGRGVLEWLKR, from the coding sequence ATGGCGGCGGAGGTGCTGGCGCAGGGCGGCGCCCGCGTCACCGTCTACGACGCGATGCCGTCCGCGGGCCGCAAATTCCTGATGGCGGGGCGCGGCGGGCTCAATCTCACCCACAGCGAGCAGTTCGCCGAGTTCGTGGCGCGCTATCGCGAGGCGGCGCCGAAGCTGGAGGCGGCGGTCGCAGCGTTTCCGCCGGATGCGCTGCGCGCCTGGAGCGAGGCGCTGGGTGAGCCGACCTTCGTCGGCACCAGCGGCCGCGTGTTTCCGAAAGCATTCAAGGCTTCGCCCTTGCTGCGCGCCTGGTTGCGGCGGCTCGATGCCAGCGGCGTGCGGTTCGCATTTCGTCATCGCTGGAACGGTTGGGACGGCGAGGGACGGCTGACGTTTCAGACGCCCGACGGCATGCTTGCCGTCGCCGCCGACGCCACCGTGCTGGCGCTGGGCGGTGCAAGCTGGCCGCGCTTGGGATCGGACGGCAGCTGGACGACGATACTGACCGACAAAGGAATCTCGATCTCACGGTTACGGCCCGCGAATTGCGGCTTTACAGTCCGCTGGTCCGATGTCTTCCGCGCGCGTTTCGAGGGGCAGCCGCTCAAGGGGATTGCGCTGAGCTTCGGTCCGCACAGCCTTCGCGGCGAGGCGATCGTCACGCAAGCCGGCATCGAGGGCGGAGCGATCTACGCGGTATCGGCTGAACTGCGCGAGGCGATCGCCGTGAAGGGCGAGGCGGTGCTGCACGTGGCCCTGCGCCCGGACGTCGATCAGGTTGAGCTGGCCAAACGCCTGTCCGCATCGCGCGGCAAGCAGTCGTTCTCGAATTTCCTTCGGAAGGCAGCGCAGCTTTCGCCCGTCGCAGTTGGCCTGCTTCAGGAAGCCGCGATCAGCGCAGGTCAGTCGCTGTCGGCGATGTCGCCGGAGCGATTGGCCGAGCTCATCAATGGCGTGCCGGTCAAGCTCACCGGCGTCGCGCCGATCGCACGCGCGATCTCGAGTGCGGGCGGAATCTCGTTCGACGAACTCGAAGCGCATTATATGATCCGCAAGCTGCCGGGCGTATTCGCCGCCGGCGAGATGCTGGACTGGGAGGCGCCGACCGGCGGCTATCTGCTGCAGGCGTCGTTCGCGACGGGGGCTGCCGCGGGCAGGGGCGTGTTGGAGTGGCTCAAGCGCTAA
- a CDS encoding D-TA family PLP-dependent enzyme, producing MTTPLAAKIAREYGTPCAVIDMDRVERNIARIQKACDDAGVASRPHIKTHKNPTIARMQVAAGAKGITCQKLGEAEIMANAGIDDILISYNLLGEEKMARLAALQAKANMTVAADNSTVVAGLPKAAAVSGRTLSVVVECDTGRKRAGVETPAEAIALAREIAGSKGLAFAGFMMYPTETGWADAQKFYDEALAGVRAHGLDAKIVSTGGTPNLKNLGKLKGGTEHRFGTYIYNDRMQVAAGSATWDDCALHIYSTVVSRAAPERGILDAGSKTLTTDTGGLDGHGLILEHPEARIAKFAEEHGFLDLSRSNTRPNVGDIVRIVPNHVCVVVNMMDEVVMVRGEEIIGTLPVAARGKLR from the coding sequence ATGACCACTCCCCTCGCCGCCAAGATCGCCCGCGAATACGGCACGCCTTGCGCCGTCATCGACATGGACAGGGTCGAGCGCAACATCGCGCGGATCCAGAAGGCCTGCGATGACGCCGGCGTCGCCAGCCGGCCGCACATCAAGACTCACAAGAACCCGACCATCGCCAGGATGCAGGTCGCGGCGGGTGCGAAAGGCATCACCTGCCAGAAGCTCGGCGAGGCCGAGATCATGGCCAATGCCGGCATCGACGATATCCTGATCAGCTACAATCTGCTCGGCGAGGAGAAGATGGCGCGGCTCGCCGCGCTCCAGGCGAAGGCCAACATGACGGTCGCCGCCGACAACTCGACGGTCGTCGCAGGGTTGCCCAAGGCGGCCGCGGTATCGGGCCGCACGCTCTCGGTCGTGGTCGAATGCGACACGGGCCGCAAGCGCGCGGGCGTCGAAACGCCGGCCGAAGCGATTGCGCTGGCGCGCGAGATCGCCGGCTCCAAGGGACTGGCATTCGCGGGCTTCATGATGTACCCCACGGAGACCGGCTGGGCCGACGCGCAGAAGTTCTACGACGAGGCACTGGCCGGCGTGCGCGCGCACGGCCTCGATGCAAAGATCGTCTCCACCGGCGGCACGCCGAACCTGAAGAATCTTGGCAAGCTCAAGGGCGGCACCGAGCACCGCTTCGGCACCTATATCTACAACGACCGTATGCAGGTCGCCGCCGGCTCGGCCACCTGGGACGATTGCGCGCTGCACATCTATTCGACGGTGGTGAGCCGCGCCGCGCCCGAGCGCGGCATCCTCGACGCCGGCTCGAAGACGCTGACGACCGATACCGGCGGCCTCGACGGCCACGGCCTGATCCTGGAGCATCCGGAAGCCAGAATCGCGAAGTTCGCCGAGGAGCACGGCTTCCTCGACCTCTCCCGCAGCAACACGCGGCCGAATGTCGGCGACATCGTCCGCATCGTGCCCAACCACGTCTGTGTCGTCGTCAACATGATGGACGAGGTCGTGATGGTGCGCGGCGAGGAGATCATCGGCACGCTGCCGGTCGCGGCGCGGGGGAAGCTGAGATAG
- a CDS encoding ABC-F family ATP-binding cassette domain-containing protein — protein sequence MAPPLFQLKDIRLTFGGTPLLSGVELNVAPSERVCLIGRNGSGKSTLLRIAAGLVEPDGGTRFVQPGATVRYLPQEPDFGDHKTTLAYVEAGLAPGDDPYQARYLVEQLGLTGNENPANVSGGEARRAALARVLAPSPDILLLDEPTNHLDLSTIEWLEQELDSRRSALVIISHDRRFLTNLSRSTAWLDRGRIKQIDRGFGSFESWRDEVLAEEERDQHKLDRKIVDEEHWLRHGVSGRRKRNVKRLANLHALRDQRRNYRGTAGTASLAAAEAEQSGKLVIEAKGITKAYGDRKIVENFSTRIQRGDRLGIIGPNGAGKTTLVNLLTGGMQPDTGTVRLGANLEIATLDQHRESLDPKSTLAEALTGGRGDQIMVGGKPKHVVGYMKDFLFAQEQRGTPVEVLSGGERGRLMLARALAKPSNLLVLDEPTNDLDLETLDVLEEMLGDYEGTVILISHDRDFLDRVVTSVIAPEGNGKWIEYAGGYSDMLAQRGADLKRETAKAQAPAEKKEERSAAAPASVAKRKLSFNEKHALETLPKKMETLQADIARLQRVLDDPNLYSKDRRKFDDTSAAIAKAHEELSAAEERWLELEMLREEIEQA from the coding sequence ATGGCGCCGCCGCTGTTCCAACTCAAAGACATCAGGCTGACCTTTGGCGGCACGCCGCTGCTGTCCGGCGTCGAGCTCAACGTCGCGCCCTCCGAGCGCGTCTGCCTGATCGGCCGCAACGGCTCCGGCAAATCGACGCTGCTGAGGATTGCGGCGGGATTGGTCGAGCCCGATGGCGGCACGCGCTTCGTGCAGCCCGGCGCCACGGTCCGCTACCTGCCGCAGGAGCCGGATTTCGGCGACCACAAGACGACGCTCGCCTATGTCGAGGCGGGGCTCGCACCGGGCGATGACCCATACCAGGCGCGCTACCTGGTTGAGCAGCTCGGCCTCACCGGCAACGAGAACCCGGCCAACGTATCCGGCGGTGAGGCCCGTCGTGCCGCGCTCGCCCGCGTGCTGGCGCCCTCGCCAGACATCCTGCTGCTGGACGAGCCGACCAACCATCTCGATCTCTCCACCATCGAGTGGCTGGAACAGGAGCTCGACAGCCGCCGCAGCGCGCTGGTGATCATCAGCCACGACCGCCGCTTCCTCACCAATCTGTCACGTTCGACCGCCTGGCTCGATCGCGGCCGGATCAAGCAGATCGACCGCGGCTTTGGCTCGTTCGAGAGCTGGCGCGACGAGGTGCTGGCCGAGGAAGAGCGCGACCAGCACAAGCTCGACCGCAAGATCGTCGACGAGGAGCATTGGCTCCGCCACGGCGTCTCCGGCCGGCGCAAGCGCAATGTCAAGCGGCTCGCCAATCTGCATGCGCTGCGCGACCAGCGCCGCAATTATCGCGGCACCGCTGGCACCGCCAGTCTCGCCGCGGCCGAGGCCGAGCAATCCGGCAAGCTCGTGATCGAGGCGAAGGGCATCACCAAGGCCTATGGCGATCGCAAGATCGTCGAGAATTTCTCCACCCGCATCCAGCGCGGCGATCGGCTCGGCATCATCGGCCCCAACGGCGCCGGCAAGACCACGCTGGTCAATCTGCTCACAGGCGGCATGCAGCCGGACACCGGCACCGTCCGGCTCGGGGCCAATCTGGAGATCGCGACCCTCGACCAGCACCGTGAAAGCCTCGATCCCAAATCGACGCTGGCCGAAGCACTGACCGGCGGCCGTGGCGACCAGATCATGGTCGGCGGCAAGCCAAAGCATGTCGTGGGCTACATGAAGGACTTCCTGTTCGCGCAGGAGCAGCGCGGCACGCCGGTGGAAGTGCTGTCGGGCGGCGAGCGTGGCCGGCTGATGCTGGCACGCGCGCTGGCGAAACCTTCGAACCTGCTGGTGCTGGACGAGCCGACCAACGATCTCGACCTGGAAACCCTCGACGTGCTCGAGGAGATGCTCGGCGACTACGAGGGCACGGTCATCCTGATCAGCCACGACCGCGACTTCCTCGATCGCGTCGTCACCTCCGTGATCGCACCTGAGGGCAACGGCAAATGGATCGAATATGCCGGCGGCTATAGCGACATGCTGGCGCAGCGCGGCGCCGACCTGAAGCGCGAGACGGCGAAGGCGCAAGCCCCGGCCGAGAAGAAGGAGGAGCGCTCCGCTGCTGCGCCCGCGTCTGTGGCAAAGCGGAAGCTGAGCTTCAACGAGAAGCACGCGCTTGAAACCCTGCCGAAGAAGATGGAAACGCTGCAAGCCGACATCGCCAGGCTGCAGCGCGTGCTCGACGATCCCAACCTTTACTCCAAGGATCGCAGGAAATTCGACGACACCTCGGCCGCCATCGCCAAGGCGCACGAAGAACTGTCCGCCGCTGAAGAGCGCTGGCTCGAACTGGAAATGCTTCGCGAAGAAATAGAGCAGGCTTAG
- a CDS encoding YaiI/YqxD family protein has protein sequence MNDAPTRIYVDADACPVKDEIYRVALRHGVPVSVVAGNFIRVPQDPLIERIAAGAGMDAADDWIAERARHGDVVVTSDIPLASRCVKAGAEVIAPNGKPFTEESIGMTLAVRNLMTDLRSAGEVTGGPRSFAPRDRSAFLSALDQTLRRIQRRRADQAATSQG, from the coding sequence ATGAATGACGCCCCCACCCGCATCTATGTCGACGCCGACGCCTGTCCGGTGAAGGACGAGATTTACCGCGTCGCGCTCCGGCATGGCGTGCCCGTAAGCGTCGTCGCCGGCAATTTCATCCGCGTGCCGCAGGATCCGCTGATCGAGCGCATAGCGGCCGGCGCCGGCATGGACGCCGCCGACGACTGGATCGCCGAGCGCGCCCGGCACGGCGACGTCGTCGTGACATCGGACATTCCGCTGGCAAGCCGCTGCGTCAAGGCCGGCGCGGAGGTGATCGCGCCGAACGGAAAGCCGTTCACGGAAGAGTCGATCGGGATGACGCTGGCGGTGCGCAATCTGATGACGGATCTGCGCTCGGCCGGCGAAGTCACCGGCGGCCCGCGCTCGTTCGCGCCGCGCGACCGCTCCGCGTTCCTGTCGGCACTCGACCAGACGCTGCGCCGGATCCAGCGCCGCCGCGCCGACCAGGCCGCCACGAGTCAGGGCTGA
- a CDS encoding xanthine dehydrogenase family protein molybdopterin-binding subunit gives MQEHTKSSTLENAIALQKYGVGQPVRRKEDDTLVRGKGRYTDDFNLPGQAYAVVVRSTHAHGIIRGIGIDATKAMPGVLGVWTGKDLDAAGYGPFTCGLPLKSRDGSPLLQTNRQPLATDKVRFVGDPVAFVVAETLAQARDAAEAVELDIEPLPAVTDPEEAARPGAPQLYDHIPNNVALDYHYGDMDKVNAAFASAAHVTKIDIENTRVAVVSMEPRVGLASYDKKTERYTLQVPTQGVAGNRANLAKNLKVPNEKVRILTANVGGSFGMKNINYPEYMCILYAAKELGRPVKWLDERSTSFLSDSHGRAQKIHAELALDAEGHFLAAKLEGYGNLGAYITGVAPGPLSLNTGKNFSSVYRTPLMGVDIKVVLTNTTLMGAYRGAGRPEANYYMERLIDRAADEMGINRLTLRKRNFIKPNQIPFQASSGVTYDSGDFQAVFNKALEISDHENFAKRKKESKKAGKLRGIAVGSYLEVTAPPSPELGKIVFDADGTVQLVTGTLDYGQGHATPFAQVLCEQLGVPFESVKLVQGDSDIVHTGNGTGGSRSITASGQAIVGAAKLVIEKGKRAAAHLLEASEADIEFADGSFTIAGTDRSIDIMELAKKLHDGKVPDGVPDSLDVDHTSEPVASAFPNGCHVAEVEIDPETGVVQIVRYSAVNDFGTVINPLLVEGQLHGGVVQGIGQALMEHIRYDESGQPITGSLMDYALPRAEDVPNMTVGDHPVPATTNPLGSKGCGEAGCAGSLSTVVNAVLDALSDHGIKHIDMPLTPERVWRAIQEAKAKAA, from the coding sequence ATGCAAGAACACACCAAATCGTCCACGCTCGAAAACGCTATTGCACTGCAAAAATATGGCGTCGGGCAGCCCGTCCGCCGCAAGGAGGACGACACGCTGGTGCGCGGCAAGGGCCGCTATACCGACGATTTCAACCTGCCCGGCCAAGCCTATGCCGTGGTCGTCCGTTCCACCCATGCCCATGGCATCATCCGCGGCATCGGCATCGATGCCACCAAGGCGATGCCAGGCGTGCTGGGTGTGTGGACCGGCAAGGATCTCGATGCCGCCGGCTACGGCCCCTTCACCTGCGGCCTGCCGCTGAAGAGCCGCGACGGCTCGCCCCTGCTCCAGACCAACCGCCAGCCGCTGGCGACCGACAAGGTCCGCTTCGTCGGCGATCCCGTTGCCTTCGTGGTGGCCGAGACGCTGGCGCAGGCGCGCGATGCGGCTGAAGCGGTCGAGCTCGACATCGAGCCGTTGCCGGCGGTGACGGACCCCGAGGAAGCCGCCAGGCCCGGCGCGCCGCAGCTCTATGACCATATCCCGAACAATGTCGCGCTCGATTATCACTATGGCGACATGGACAAGGTGAACGCGGCCTTTGCCAGCGCTGCCCATGTCACCAAGATCGACATCGAGAACACGCGCGTCGCCGTGGTCTCGATGGAGCCGCGCGTTGGGCTCGCCTCCTACGACAAAAAGACCGAGCGCTACACGCTTCAGGTGCCGACCCAGGGCGTCGCCGGCAACCGCGCCAATCTCGCCAAGAACCTGAAAGTGCCGAACGAGAAGGTGCGCATCCTCACCGCCAATGTCGGCGGCTCCTTCGGCATGAAGAACATCAACTATCCCGAATATATGTGCATCCTGTATGCGGCGAAGGAGCTCGGCCGTCCCGTGAAGTGGCTGGACGAGCGCTCCACCAGCTTCCTTTCCGACAGCCATGGCCGCGCGCAGAAGATCCATGCCGAGCTCGCGCTCGATGCCGAGGGCCATTTCCTCGCGGCCAAGCTCGAAGGCTACGGCAATCTCGGCGCCTACATCACCGGCGTCGCGCCGGGACCGCTTTCGCTCAACACTGGCAAGAATTTTTCCAGCGTCTATCGCACGCCGCTGATGGGCGTGGACATCAAGGTGGTGCTGACCAACACCACGCTGATGGGCGCCTATCGGGGCGCCGGCCGGCCCGAAGCGAACTATTACATGGAGCGGTTGATCGACCGCGCCGCCGACGAGATGGGCATCAACCGGCTGACCTTGCGCAAGCGCAATTTCATCAAGCCGAACCAGATTCCGTTCCAGGCGTCCTCCGGCGTCACCTATGACAGCGGCGACTTCCAGGCGGTGTTCAACAAGGCGCTGGAGATCTCCGACCACGAGAATTTCGCCAAGCGCAAGAAGGAGAGCAAGAAGGCCGGAAAGCTGCGCGGCATCGCGGTCGGCTCCTATCTCGAGGTCACGGCGCCGCCGAGCCCCGAGCTCGGCAAGATCGTGTTCGATGCCGATGGCACCGTGCAGCTCGTCACCGGTACGCTCGATTACGGCCAGGGTCATGCGACGCCATTCGCGCAGGTGCTGTGCGAGCAGCTCGGCGTCCCCTTCGAGAGCGTGAAGCTCGTGCAGGGCGACAGCGACATCGTTCACACCGGCAACGGCACCGGCGGTTCGCGCTCGATCACCGCGAGCGGCCAGGCCATCGTGGGGGCCGCAAAGCTCGTCATCGAAAAGGGCAAGCGCGCAGCGGCGCATCTGCTCGAAGCGTCCGAAGCCGACATCGAGTTCGCCGATGGCAGCTTCACGATCGCCGGCACCGATCGCAGCATCGACATCATGGAGCTCGCCAAGAAGCTGCATGACGGCAAGGTGCCAGACGGTGTACCAGATAGCCTCGACGTCGATCACACCAGCGAACCGGTCGCCTCGGCGTTCCCGAACGGCTGCCACGTCGCCGAGGTCGAGATCGATCCGGAGACCGGCGTGGTGCAGATCGTGCGCTACAGCGCGGTCAACGATTTCGGCACGGTGATCAACCCGCTGCTGGTCGAAGGCCAGCTCCATGGCGGCGTCGTCCAGGGCATCGGCCAGGCGCTGATGGAGCATATCCGCTACGACGAAAGCGGCCAGCCGATCACGGGCTCGCTGATGGACTATGCCCTGCCCCGCGCCGAGGACGTGCCGAACATGACCGTCGGCGATCACCCGGTGCCGGCGACCACCAATCCGCTCGGCAGCAAGGGCTGCGGCGAAGCCGGCTGCGCCGGCAGCCTGTCGACGGTCGTGAATGCGGTGCTCGATGCGCTCTCCGACCACGGCATCAAGCACATCGACATGCCGCTGACCCCCGAGCGCGTGTGGCGCGCGATCCAGGAGGCGAAGGCCAAGGCGGCGTAG